One Flagellimonas sp. CMM7 genomic region harbors:
- a CDS encoding citrate synthase: MSDKAILEYDGKKYEFPVIKGTEDELAIDIKTLRGVSSIVTIDPGYKNTGSCESAITFLDGEKGILRYRGYSIEELAEKADFLEVAYLLIFGELPNKEQLDTFHNDIKEESHVDEEMKKILDGFPKSAHPMGVLSSLTSALVAFNPISVDVSSETAMYSSIVRILAKFPVLVAWAQRKKKGLPLDYGDDTLGYVENIHKMMFKKPNQEYKRDLIAIDALDKLLILHADHEQNCSTSTVRIVGSSHAGLFASLSAGISALWGPLHGGANQAVLEMLEAIQEDGGDTKKYMAKAKDKNDPFRLMGFGHRVYKNFDPRAKIIKKSADEVLGNLGIEDPILDIAKALEKEALEDEYFVKRKLYPNVDFYSGIIYRALGIPTEMFTVMFALGRLPGWIAQWREMRLRGEPIGRPRQIYIGENLRPFVKVEKR, translated from the coding sequence ATGTCGGACAAAGCTATACTTGAATATGATGGTAAAAAATACGAATTCCCAGTTATTAAAGGTACTGAGGATGAACTAGCTATAGATATAAAAACACTTAGAGGAGTAAGTAGTATAGTAACCATTGATCCAGGCTATAAAAATACAGGTTCATGTGAGAGTGCTATCACTTTTTTGGATGGAGAAAAAGGAATTTTAAGATATAGGGGATATTCTATTGAAGAGTTGGCTGAGAAGGCTGATTTTTTAGAAGTGGCCTATCTTTTAATTTTTGGAGAATTGCCAAACAAGGAACAATTAGATACTTTTCATAACGATATTAAGGAGGAGTCCCATGTAGACGAGGAAATGAAGAAGATATTGGATGGTTTCCCAAAGTCAGCCCACCCAATGGGTGTATTATCTTCCTTAACAAGTGCTTTAGTAGCCTTTAATCCTATTTCAGTTGACGTTTCTTCAGAAACCGCAATGTACAGTTCCATAGTTCGTATTCTTGCTAAGTTTCCAGTTTTAGTTGCTTGGGCACAACGTAAAAAGAAAGGGCTGCCCTTAGATTATGGAGATGATACGTTAGGCTATGTAGAAAACATCCATAAAATGATGTTTAAAAAGCCAAACCAAGAGTATAAAAGGGACCTGATTGCTATAGATGCATTAGATAAGCTATTGATTTTACATGCAGACCATGAGCAAAATTGCTCTACATCTACAGTTCGTATAGTAGGTTCATCCCATGCCGGTCTTTTTGCTTCATTATCAGCAGGAATTTCTGCATTGTGGGGCCCTTTACATGGTGGTGCCAACCAAGCGGTTTTAGAGATGCTTGAAGCTATTCAAGAAGATGGAGGGGATACAAAAAAATATATGGCCAAAGCCAAAGACAAAAATGACCCATTTAGGTTAATGGGCTTTGGACACAGAGTATATAAGAACTTTGATCCAAGAGCAAAGATTATCAAAAAATCTGCTGATGAAGTATTGGGTAATCTTGGAATTGAAGACCCAATCTTGGATATTGCAAAAGCTCTTGAAAAAGAAGCTTTGGAAGATGAGTACTTTGTAAAAAGGAAACTTTATCCTAATGTAGACTTTTACTCAGGAATTATCTACAGGGCATTAGGCATTCCAACTGAGATGTTTACGGTAATGTTTGCGCTAGGAAGACTGCCAGGTTGGATTGCTCAATGGAGGGAGATGAGATTGAGAGGTGAGCCGATAGGAAGGCCTAGACAAATTTATATTGGGGAAAATCTTAGACCTTTTGTTAAGGTGGAAAAAAGATAA
- a CDS encoding dimethylarginine dimethylaminohydrolase family protein — protein MMQLHIVDETSPLKAVILGTAESCGPTPVPEEAYDPKSLEHILAGTYPKEADMTKEMEAFLDVFKKYKVEVFRPSVLKDCNQIFSRDIAFVIEDKLFHANILPDREREFEAIDHVLDKINPNKVIRPPEEVHIEGGDVMPWNEYIFIGTYTGKDYPDFITARTNKAAVEYIRSQFPHKKVKSFELRKSNTNAKENALHLDCCFQPVGKDKAILHKNGFLVEEEYQWLVDYFGKENVFEITKDEMYNMFSNVFSISPEVVVSEKSFTRLNTWLREQGFTVEEIPYSEIAKQEGLLRCSTLPLIRA, from the coding sequence ATGATGCAGTTGCATATTGTAGATGAAACAAGTCCGCTAAAAGCGGTGATTTTGGGAACGGCAGAAAGTTGTGGTCCAACTCCAGTTCCAGAAGAAGCATATGACCCAAAATCCTTGGAACATATTCTCGCGGGGACATACCCCAAAGAAGCTGATATGACAAAGGAGATGGAAGCTTTTTTAGATGTTTTTAAAAAGTATAAGGTTGAAGTCTTTAGACCGTCCGTTTTAAAAGATTGTAATCAGATCTTTTCAAGAGATATAGCTTTTGTGATTGAGGATAAATTATTTCATGCCAATATATTACCAGATAGAGAGCGTGAGTTTGAAGCAATTGACCATGTTTTGGATAAAATAAATCCAAACAAAGTTATAAGACCTCCAGAGGAAGTCCATATAGAAGGGGGAGACGTAATGCCATGGAACGAATATATTTTTATTGGCACTTATACAGGTAAAGATTATCCAGATTTTATTACTGCAAGGACCAATAAAGCTGCTGTGGAATATATTCGAAGTCAATTTCCGCACAAAAAGGTAAAGTCTTTTGAGCTGAGGAAATCCAATACCAATGCGAAGGAGAACGCATTGCATTTGGACTGCTGTTTTCAACCAGTAGGAAAGGATAAAGCCATTTTACATAAAAATGGGTTTTTGGTAGAGGAAGAATACCAATGGCTGGTAGATTATTTTGGAAAGGAGAACGTATTTGAAATCACCAAAGACGAGATGTACAATATGTTTAGCAATGTATTCTCTATTTCTCCTGAAGTGGTAGTTTCAGAAAAGAGCTTCACAAGATTGAATACTTGGCTTAGAGAACAAGGTTTTACGGTTGAAGAAATTCCATATTCTGAAATCGCCAAACAAGAAGGCCTTCTACGTTGCAGCACACTACCTTTAATAAGAGCATAA
- the ctlX gene encoding citrulline utilization hydrolase CtlX encodes MQVTNTILMIRPVNFRKNEQTAVNNYFQEDLSIKNDEINKKAQNEFDDFVTKLRNHGVNVIVVDDKKETDTPDSIFPNNWISFHESGTVCVYPMFAENRRKERREDIFDILEGHGFRIDNIVDYTAAEEEDVFLEGTGSILKDRVNQKAYCALSERAHEELFIEFCEDFDCFPVIFTANQTVEGKRLPIYHTNVMMAMGETFAVICLDTIDDKKERKNVVDQLKKDGREIISITEEQMYQFAGNMLQVIGANDERFMVMSSAAYNSLDEARVAAIEKHCKIIHSPLNTIETCGGGSARCMMAEVFLPKK; translated from the coding sequence ATGCAAGTAACAAATACCATTTTAATGATCAGGCCTGTCAATTTCAGGAAGAACGAGCAGACGGCCGTTAACAATTACTTTCAAGAAGATTTAAGTATAAAAAATGACGAAATCAACAAGAAAGCTCAAAATGAGTTTGACGATTTTGTAACCAAACTCAGAAATCACGGAGTCAATGTTATTGTGGTTGATGATAAAAAAGAAACTGACACTCCAGATTCCATATTTCCAAATAATTGGATTTCCTTTCATGAAAGTGGGACAGTGTGCGTGTATCCCATGTTTGCGGAAAATCGAAGAAAGGAACGTAGAGAAGATATTTTTGATATTTTGGAAGGACATGGTTTTCGTATAGATAATATTGTAGATTATACTGCAGCAGAAGAGGAAGACGTTTTTTTGGAAGGAACAGGTAGTATTTTAAAAGATCGAGTAAATCAAAAGGCGTATTGTGCGTTGTCAGAGAGGGCTCATGAAGAACTTTTTATTGAGTTCTGTGAAGATTTTGATTGTTTTCCTGTAATATTTACTGCAAACCAAACCGTAGAGGGTAAACGATTGCCCATCTACCACACCAATGTTATGATGGCTATGGGCGAGACCTTTGCCGTTATCTGTTTGGATACCATAGATGATAAAAAGGAGCGAAAGAATGTAGTAGATCAGCTTAAAAAAGATGGTAGGGAAATCATTTCTATTACCGAGGAGCAGATGTACCAATTTGCTGGTAATATGCTTCAGGTTATAGGAGCAAATGACGAGCGCTTTATGGTGATGAGTTCAGCAGCATATAATAGTTTGGATGAGGCTAGGGTAGCGGCTATTGAAAAGCATTGTAAAATTATCCATAGCCCTTTGAATACTATTGAAACCTGTGGAGGAGGAAGTGCCCGTTGTATGATGGCAGAAGTCTTCTTACCAAAAAAGTGA
- a CDS encoding DUF4249 domain-containing protein, which yields MFKQNYHFIFLLLLNCTFFGCVEPFDATTEDFESALVIDALITNEFKQQVIHLNRTFRFEEGSASGESNATVTIGDSMGNDYTFEETLPGRYVSTTMFSAQPNVDYQLSLTTSEGSSYISKPVVLPKDTSIDNLYASVENNDQNVEGVAILVDTFDPQGESQYYRYDYEETYKIVAPRWNPQDLVAISENPDIYELVPRPREEQVCYNTVNSLNIILGNTTGFSEDRLTRFPVRFLDRFDYIIGHRYSILVRQYVISREAHSFYTTLNEFSGLESIFSENQPGFFNGNITSQNDPKEKVIGFFDVSSVDTERIFFNHEDFFPEDLVPTYPDDCRITTPILGELFGAIRFNVSKYTGPHEPADASEGIYKLVPRICGDCTVLGSSTIPDFWID from the coding sequence ATGTTTAAACAGAATTATCATTTTATCTTTTTATTGCTCCTCAATTGTACATTTTTTGGTTGTGTTGAACCATTTGATGCCACCACGGAAGATTTTGAGAGTGCACTGGTGATTGATGCATTGATAACCAATGAATTTAAACAACAAGTCATCCATTTAAATCGCACTTTTCGTTTTGAAGAAGGAAGCGCTAGCGGTGAAAGTAATGCCACAGTAACAATTGGTGATAGCATGGGGAACGATTATACCTTTGAAGAAACTCTCCCTGGCAGATATGTTTCGACCACTATGTTTAGTGCACAACCAAATGTAGATTATCAATTGTCCTTAACCACCAGTGAAGGGAGTTCGTACATTTCCAAACCCGTAGTTCTTCCTAAAGACACCTCAATAGATAACTTGTATGCCTCAGTGGAGAATAATGACCAAAATGTGGAGGGTGTTGCTATTTTAGTAGATACGTTTGACCCACAAGGCGAATCACAATACTATAGGTATGATTATGAGGAAACGTATAAGATTGTTGCGCCACGATGGAATCCACAAGATTTAGTGGCAATTTCAGAAAACCCGGACATTTATGAGCTTGTACCAAGGCCCAGAGAAGAACAGGTATGCTACAATACTGTGAACTCGCTAAATATTATTTTGGGAAATACCACGGGGTTCTCGGAAGATCGACTAACACGTTTTCCCGTTCGTTTTCTTGATAGGTTTGACTATATCATTGGACATCGATATAGTATTTTGGTAAGACAGTATGTAATATCAAGAGAAGCCCATTCTTTTTACACTACCCTCAATGAATTTTCTGGATTAGAGAGCATTTTCTCTGAAAATCAACCAGGGTTTTTTAATGGGAATATAACTTCTCAGAATGACCCCAAAGAAAAAGTGATTGGTTTTTTTGATGTATCGTCCGTAGATACAGAGAGAATATTTTTTAATCACGAAGATTTTTTTCCAGAAGATCTTGTACCCACTTATCCTGATGATTGTAGAATTACGACCCCAATTCTTGGTGAGCTGTTTGGTGCCATTAGGTTCAATGTCTCAAAATATACCGGACCGCATGAGCCTGCAGATGCTTCAGAAGGTATTTATAAACTGGTGCCCAGAATCTGTGGCGATTGCACTGTACTTGGAAGTAGCACAATTCCCGACTTTTGGATAGATTGA
- a CDS encoding TonB-dependent receptor: MRCVLTIILLLGFELTIAQNDSIKVTMTFEKAPIVDVLKEIEELTEYRFYYAPDWLGTETVSGDYENVAIQNILENVFNGTVINFYILKDKKIALIKNNIIYDELPPGFFGNLEKSIKVEESENTVVNNAIFLTRDDALERGEVETVRIGRAHITERKSFVLSGYVQNKKTNEPIPNLSVVAKNRKIGTVTDASGFYKIELPPGLNIVETSSLGIQPMRKNVIIYNDGELNFQLNESVERLEEVVVSADLAKNVEEAVMGTTEVSAEETKNVPVVLGERNLLKVATTLPGISTVGEGATGFNVRGGNADQNLVLMDDAVIYNPTHFFGIFQALNPFTAEDLKIYKGSIPAEYGGRLSSVFEITNKDANTEKFAGEASVGPVTNNIALQIPIVKEKSGLLVGGRSSYSDWILRSLDEESLKDSQASFYDFILKYNHKINEKNEIRATGYYSKDAFSITSDSLYNYSNRLFSVKWNHRFNEKNSGDLILANSEYRFNIDFDGDADTDFRLGYRVNETELKLKMRYSHSVAHKFNYGISSKLYLVNPGDIDPEGSESIVEPLSIPREKALESAIFLSDTYKVNEKLLLDLGFRYSVYFALGKSTQRTYQEGLPLDEGTFVDNIEFGNNEIIKTYSGPEVRVSGRYFLAEDFSVKAAYNSTFQYIHTLSNNTTVSPIDTWKLSDLNIEPQRANQYSLGLFKNFDDSNFEVSLEGYFKKSKNNLDFKVGADLLLNETIETEVLQGEGKAYGVEFLVRKNRGKLNGWLGYTYSRSFIKLDSEFAEELVNNGEYFPTNFDKPHDISLVANYKFTKRFSLSTNFVYQTGRPVTYPIGSYTFRGADYAFYSDRNKFRIPDYYRLDLSFNVEGNHKLKKLAHSFWNISIYNVLGRNNPYSVFFITESGEIKAFKSSIFSIPIPTITYNFKF, translated from the coding sequence ATGAGGTGTGTTCTGACCATAATATTACTGCTAGGTTTTGAATTGACCATCGCCCAGAATGACTCGATTAAGGTCACCATGACTTTTGAAAAAGCCCCAATCGTTGATGTTCTAAAAGAAATAGAAGAATTAACGGAATATCGCTTTTACTATGCACCAGATTGGTTGGGTACTGAAACAGTTTCTGGGGACTATGAAAATGTCGCCATTCAGAACATACTGGAAAATGTTTTTAATGGAACGGTTATCAATTTCTACATTCTAAAAGACAAGAAGATTGCATTGATTAAAAATAACATCATCTATGATGAATTACCACCCGGTTTTTTTGGAAACCTAGAGAAATCAATCAAGGTAGAGGAATCGGAAAATACAGTAGTCAATAATGCAATATTTTTAACCAGAGATGATGCTCTGGAAAGAGGTGAGGTGGAAACCGTTAGGATTGGCAGAGCACATATAACAGAAAGAAAAAGCTTTGTTCTTAGTGGCTACGTGCAAAATAAAAAAACCAATGAGCCTATCCCCAATCTTTCTGTTGTTGCTAAGAATAGAAAGATAGGAACTGTTACAGATGCTTCTGGCTTCTATAAAATTGAGTTGCCCCCAGGGTTAAATATTGTTGAGACGAGTTCACTTGGAATTCAGCCCATGCGTAAGAATGTTATAATATATAATGATGGGGAGCTTAATTTTCAGCTAAATGAGAGTGTAGAACGATTGGAGGAAGTGGTGGTTAGTGCAGATTTGGCCAAAAACGTGGAAGAAGCCGTTATGGGAACCACGGAAGTATCAGCTGAGGAAACCAAGAATGTCCCTGTTGTGCTTGGAGAACGAAACCTTTTAAAAGTTGCAACCACTTTACCGGGAATCAGCACCGTAGGAGAAGGAGCTACTGGTTTTAATGTAAGAGGCGGAAACGCAGATCAAAACCTGGTTCTCATGGATGATGCCGTAATATATAATCCAACTCATTTTTTCGGCATTTTCCAAGCGTTAAATCCTTTTACCGCAGAAGACCTTAAAATTTACAAAGGAAGTATTCCTGCAGAATATGGGGGACGTTTGTCTTCTGTTTTTGAGATTACCAACAAGGACGCCAATACAGAGAAATTTGCAGGCGAAGCATCTGTAGGACCTGTCACCAACAATATAGCACTCCAAATACCCATTGTTAAAGAAAAATCTGGACTCTTGGTCGGTGGCAGAAGTTCATATTCAGACTGGATCCTTAGATCTTTGGATGAGGAATCCTTAAAAGATAGCCAAGCTTCATTTTATGATTTCATATTAAAGTACAATCATAAAATTAATGAGAAGAATGAAATTCGGGCCACAGGCTATTATAGTAAGGATGCTTTTAGTATAACATCAGATTCTCTATACAATTATAGCAACAGGTTGTTTTCTGTAAAATGGAATCACAGGTTTAATGAAAAGAACTCGGGGGATTTAATCTTGGCAAATAGTGAGTATAGGTTCAATATAGATTTTGATGGTGATGCGGATACTGACTTTCGGTTGGGCTACAGGGTCAACGAAACAGAGCTGAAGTTAAAAATGAGGTATTCACATAGTGTCGCCCACAAATTTAACTACGGAATTTCATCAAAACTCTATTTGGTAAATCCAGGAGACATTGACCCTGAAGGCTCTGAATCCATTGTTGAGCCCTTGAGTATTCCAAGGGAAAAAGCTTTAGAATCTGCAATATTCTTATCGGACACCTATAAAGTAAATGAAAAATTATTACTTGATTTAGGGTTTAGGTATTCTGTTTATTTTGCATTAGGAAAATCCACTCAGCGAACTTATCAGGAAGGATTGCCACTAGATGAAGGAACTTTTGTTGACAATATTGAATTTGGCAACAACGAAATAATTAAAACCTATTCTGGGCCCGAAGTTCGTGTTTCCGGAAGATATTTTTTAGCAGAAGATTTTTCTGTTAAGGCTGCATACAATAGTACGTTTCAATATATACATACATTATCCAACAATACAACAGTCTCTCCCATTGATACCTGGAAACTCTCTGATCTAAATATTGAACCTCAACGTGCAAACCAATATTCATTAGGGTTGTTCAAAAATTTTGATGATAGCAATTTTGAAGTGAGCTTGGAGGGCTATTTTAAGAAATCCAAAAACAATCTTGACTTTAAAGTGGGTGCAGATCTTTTGTTGAATGAGACAATAGAGACCGAAGTATTGCAAGGCGAGGGAAAAGCCTATGGTGTAGAGTTTTTGGTTAGGAAAAATAGAGGAAAACTTAATGGATGGTTGGGTTATACATACTCAAGATCTTTTATTAAACTAGATAGTGAGTTTGCTGAGGAATTGGTGAATAACGGAGAATACTTTCCCACTAACTTTGACAAACCGCATGATATAAGTCTTGTTGCAAACTATAAATTCACCAAACGCTTTAGCCTCTCTACCAATTTTGTTTATCAGACAGGAAGACCAGTAACTTATCCTATAGGTAGTTATACGTTTAGAGGGGCAGACTATGCTTTTTATAGTGATCGAAACAAATTCAGGATTCCAGATTATTATAGATTGGATCTAAGTTTTAATGTTGAGGGGAATCACAAATTAAAGAAACTGGCACATAGCTTTTGGAATATTTCAATATATAATGTACTAGGTAGAAATAATCCATATTCTGTTTTTTTTATTACGGAAAGTGGCGAAATAAAAGCATTCAAAAGTTCAATTTTTTCAATTCCAATACCAACAATAACCTATAATTTCAAATTTTAA